In Puniceicoccaceae bacterium, the sequence GTGGGCCGTAGACGTCGTGGCCTGCAACGTCGTCAAAGAGCACGGTCAATGCAGCGTCATAAGAGCTGTCGATCACGGGGCGTGCCGGAGTGGCTGCTGGTGTGCCGACATAAAATCCACGAACTGTCGGGATCGCCTGAAGGCTTTGAAGACCCTGCATGAAGTCGGCTTTCTCTGCTTCGGTCACATGGGGTTTCAGGTAGAAGAATACTGAATGTACTAACATGGCTGTTATTTTTGGAAAAAGCCTTGGCAGAACAAGTGCAATCCCACTGA encodes:
- a CDS encoding Dabb family protein — protein: MLVHSVFFYLKPHVTEAEKADFMQGLQSLQAIPTVRGFYVGTPAATPARPVIDSSYDAALTVLFDDVAGHDVYGPHAIHDAFISKYKHLWERVVVYDAD